The following nucleotide sequence is from Peribacillus sp. ACCC06369.
TATCATTACGAAAAACTATTAGCCGAAGGGAATCCGAAACAGCCATTCATTCAAACCTTGGATGAAAATGCTCCTGCCGGCATATGTTATACTTCCGCCACGACCGGGAATCCAAAAGGGGTGGTTTATTCACATCGTGGAATTTTGTTGCATGCGATTGCACTGGGGCTTGCCGATTCTACAGCTTTAAGTGAACGTGATGTGGCCCTTCCTGTAGTGCCCATGTTTCATGTAAATGCTTGGGGCATGCCTTTTGCCAGTGTTTGGTTTGGCACTAAGATGGTTTTGCCGGGACCTTATTTCACCCCAAAGATTTTGGCTGAACTTATAGAAACGGAGAAGGTCACAATTGCAGCAGGGGTTCCGACGATATGGATGGGATTATTGAAGGAGCTAGAAGAAGGCAGCCATGATACGAGCAGCATTCGCGCTGTTTTATGCGGAGGGTCGGCTGCCCCGAAAAGCATGATTAAAACATTTGAACAAAAGTATGGGATACCATTCCTGCATGCCTATGGAATGACTGAAACAAGCCCGCTCGTTTTTGTTTCCAAACCAAAAAGCTATCAGGAAGACCTCCCTGAAGAAGAACTTTATGAGTTGAAGGCTAAGCAGGGCCTTGTCTCGCCAATGATTGAAATTAAAGTGATCGGTCAGGAAGGCGAAGTAAAGCCTGATGGAAAGGAAATGGGCGAATTACTAATCAGGGGTCCTTGGATAGCGAATGAATATTTTAAAGATGAGCGGTCAGGGGATACGTTTAAAGATGGCTGGCTGTATACCGGGGATGTTGTCACGATTGATGAAGAAGGATTCGTGAAAATCGTCGACCGGACTAAAGACTTGATTAAAAGCGGGGGTGAGTGGATTTCTTCCGTAGATATAGAGAATGCATTAATGGCCCATGAAGGAATATTTGAGGCGGCAGTAATTGCAGTGCCTCACGAAAAGTGGCAGGAACGACCGATTGCCTGTGTTGTTTTGAAGGACGCATACAAGGGACAAGTGCCTCAAGAAGAAATCATCGAATTTTTAAAGCCGCAGTTTGCAAAATGGTGGCTGCCGGATGAAGTGGTCTTTTTGGATGATATTCCGAAAACGGGTGTTGGGAAGTTTTTGAAAAGGGCTTTGCGAGATCAGCTTCAGGATAAATATATCAAGAAATAGTATGTTTGTTTAATTGTAACTTTTCGCCCTATTCTGATAACG
It contains:
- a CDS encoding long-chain fatty acid--CoA ligase, coding for MMDTPLIMTQIIERAEKYFPKKEVVSRTDGGIHTFTYAEIAERTRRLTSNLEKFGIKTGDRIGTLAWNHHRHLEAYFAIPCHGAVLHTINMRLSPQHVSYIVNSAEDRLLLIDPDVIPLLEAIKDELTTVEGYIIMTDKDELPETTLSPIYHYEKLLAEGNPKQPFIQTLDENAPAGICYTSATTGNPKGVVYSHRGILLHAIALGLADSTALSERDVALPVVPMFHVNAWGMPFASVWFGTKMVLPGPYFTPKILAELIETEKVTIAAGVPTIWMGLLKELEEGSHDTSSIRAVLCGGSAAPKSMIKTFEQKYGIPFLHAYGMTETSPLVFVSKPKSYQEDLPEEELYELKAKQGLVSPMIEIKVIGQEGEVKPDGKEMGELLIRGPWIANEYFKDERSGDTFKDGWLYTGDVVTIDEEGFVKIVDRTKDLIKSGGEWISSVDIENALMAHEGIFEAAVIAVPHEKWQERPIACVVLKDAYKGQVPQEEIIEFLKPQFAKWWLPDEVVFLDDIPKTGVGKFLKRALRDQLQDKYIKK